One segment of Yersinia kristensenii DNA contains the following:
- a CDS encoding MliC family protein, with amino-acid sequence MKYLLGATTLLGAVAVLILAGCSVVQPKSETLHYQCGTTQLQVMQDNKQDKVSLVLDGKQLVLPQVRAASGAKYSDGRYTFWSKGNTAFVERDEKIIINDCMLIK; translated from the coding sequence ATGAAATATTTATTGGGCGCGACAACGCTATTGGGTGCAGTAGCCGTTTTGATACTGGCAGGGTGCAGTGTGGTGCAACCGAAGAGCGAAACTTTGCATTACCAATGTGGCACCACCCAACTGCAAGTGATGCAGGACAATAAGCAAGATAAAGTCAGTTTGGTGTTAGATGGTAAACAACTGGTCTTGCCACAAGTACGCGCGGCGTCGGGGGCCAAATACAGTGATGGCCGCTATACTTTTTGGTCAAAAGGGAATACGGCTTTTGTTGAGCGTGACGAAAAAATTATTATCAATGACTGTATGTTGATAAAATAA
- the pdxH gene encoding pyridoxamine 5'-phosphate oxidase produces the protein MTDKNEFDVADLRREYIRGGLRRSDLTENPLELFEHWLKQACDARLPDPTAMCVATVDANGQPYQRIVLLKHYDDQGLVFYTNLGSRKAQQLAENPHISLLFPWHMLDRQVIFLGKAERLSTLEVLKYFRSRPKDSQIGAWVSQQSSRISARGVLESKFLELKQKFQQGDVPLPSFWGGFRVKFDSVEFWQGGEHRLHDRFIYQRDANAWEIDRLAP, from the coding sequence ATGACTGACAAGAATGAATTTGATGTGGCTGACTTGCGCCGTGAATATATTCGTGGCGGTCTCCGCCGTAGCGATTTAACTGAAAATCCATTGGAGTTGTTTGAGCATTGGCTCAAACAGGCCTGTGATGCGCGCTTGCCTGATCCAACAGCCATGTGTGTGGCAACTGTTGATGCCAACGGCCAGCCCTATCAGCGCATTGTGTTGCTAAAGCATTATGATGATCAAGGCTTGGTGTTCTATACCAATTTAGGCAGTCGCAAAGCGCAGCAATTGGCTGAAAATCCGCATATCAGCTTATTATTTCCTTGGCATATGCTCGACCGACAAGTCATTTTCCTTGGTAAAGCAGAACGCCTTTCCACCCTCGAAGTGCTGAAATATTTCCGTTCTCGTCCGAAAGATAGCCAGATTGGTGCTTGGGTATCCCAGCAATCCTCACGAATTTCAGCCCGAGGGGTGCTGGAAAGTAAATTTCTCGAGCTCAAGCAAAAATTCCAACAAGGTGATGTGCCGCTGCCCAGTTTTTGGGGTGGCTTCCGCGTTAAATTCGACTCTGTCGAGTTCTGGCAAGGAGGCGAACACCGGTTGCATGACCGTTTTATCTATCAACGAGATGCAAATGCATGGGAAATTGACCGTTTAGCACCCTGA
- the tyrS gene encoding tyrosine--tRNA ligase, with amino-acid sequence MTSSNLIKQLQERGLVAQVTDENALAERLAQGPISLYCGFDPTADSLHLGHLVPLLCLKRFQLAGHRPVALVGGATGMIGDPSFKASERKLNTEDTVNEWVEKIRRQVSPFLDFNCGENSAIAANNYDWFGGMNVLTFLRDIGKHFSVNQMINKEAVKQRLNRDDSGISFTEFSYNLLQAYDFACLNKAHGVALQIGGSDQWGNITSGIDLTRRLHQQQVYGLTVPLITKADGTKFGKTEGGAVWLDPKKTSPYKFYQFWINTADADVYRFLKFFTFMSLAEINALEEEDKNSGKAPRAQYVLAENVTGMVHGEEGLAAAKRITASLFSGDLNQMTEADFAQLAQDGMPTIELTRDADLQQALVNAELVPSRGQARTMISSNAVAINGEKLSDPEYIFTDADRLFGRYTLLRRGKKHYCLISWL; translated from the coding sequence ATGACCAGCAGCAACCTGATTAAACAATTGCAAGAGCGGGGCCTCGTTGCCCAGGTTACGGATGAAAACGCGTTAGCAGAGAGACTGGCGCAAGGGCCAATTTCACTGTATTGCGGGTTCGATCCGACCGCAGACAGCTTGCATTTGGGTCATCTGGTTCCGTTGTTATGCTTAAAGCGTTTCCAACTGGCAGGACACCGCCCGGTCGCTTTAGTCGGTGGTGCTACCGGTATGATAGGTGACCCCAGCTTCAAAGCTAGCGAACGTAAACTGAATACTGAAGATACGGTGAATGAGTGGGTGGAGAAAATTCGCCGACAAGTGTCGCCATTCCTGGATTTTAATTGTGGTGAAAACAGCGCTATTGCAGCGAACAATTACGATTGGTTCGGCGGCATGAATGTGCTGACTTTCCTGCGCGATATCGGCAAACACTTCTCGGTTAATCAGATGATTAATAAAGAAGCCGTCAAACAGCGCTTGAATCGCGACGACAGTGGTATCTCATTTACTGAGTTTTCCTACAACTTGCTGCAAGCCTATGATTTTGCTTGTCTGAATAAAGCACACGGGGTGGCGCTGCAAATTGGCGGCTCTGACCAATGGGGTAACATTACCTCGGGGATTGATTTGACTCGCCGCCTTCACCAGCAGCAGGTTTATGGGTTGACCGTCCCATTGATCACCAAAGCAGATGGCACCAAGTTCGGTAAAACGGAAGGTGGTGCAGTATGGCTTGATCCGAAGAAAACCAGCCCTTACAAATTCTACCAATTCTGGATCAATACCGCAGATGCTGATGTTTATCGCTTCCTGAAATTCTTTACTTTCATGAGTTTGGCAGAGATTAACGCACTGGAAGAAGAAGATAAAAACAGCGGTAAAGCACCGCGTGCTCAGTACGTGTTGGCCGAAAATGTCACGGGTATGGTGCATGGCGAAGAGGGGCTGGCGGCAGCTAAACGTATCACCGCCAGCTTGTTCTCCGGTGATTTAAACCAGATGACAGAAGCTGACTTTGCTCAGTTGGCGCAAGATGGTATGCCGACCATTGAACTGACCCGTGATGCAGATTTGCAGCAAGCGTTGGTCAATGCGGAGTTGGTGCCTTCCCGTGGTCAAGCTCGTACCATGATTAGCTCTAATGCTGTGGCTATCAATGGTGAGAAGTTATCCGATCCGGAATACATTTTCACGGATGCTGATCGTCTCTTTGGGCGCTACACCTTATTGCGCCGTGGCAAAAAACATTATTGCCTGATTAGCTGGCTGTAA
- a CDS encoding HlyD family secretion protein — MNHPSLKYFSSVIVFALALCAGWWMWNYYMQSPWTRDGKVRAELVSITPEVSGRLVKILVHDNQLVSVDSLLFVIDPQPYQLALDNAQAAVVRAQAELAKANHEAERRRNLPKNIISGEDLDIANLTADSMKAAYQGALANLEQAKWNLSKTNIYAPTSGYITNLQSRVGDYATTGTPLVALIDTDSFYVMGYFEETKLRHIREGNKAKIVLYNGNIPLQGVVESIGRAIYDQSVDTGGNLLVDVKPNVPWVRLAQRVPVRIKLLDVPADVALIAGTTCTISLVD, encoded by the coding sequence ATGAATCATCCGTCTCTTAAATATTTCTCTTCGGTCATCGTGTTCGCCCTCGCACTCTGTGCCGGTTGGTGGATGTGGAATTATTATATGCAATCTCCCTGGACTCGCGATGGTAAAGTCCGGGCAGAATTAGTCAGTATCACACCAGAAGTCTCTGGCCGATTGGTTAAAATATTAGTTCATGATAACCAGTTGGTAAGCGTGGATAGCTTATTATTTGTCATTGACCCACAACCCTATCAGTTGGCCCTGGATAATGCTCAAGCGGCTGTAGTGCGCGCTCAGGCTGAATTAGCTAAAGCCAATCATGAAGCTGAACGTCGCCGAAACTTACCTAAAAATATCATCTCAGGTGAGGATCTTGATATCGCCAACTTAACGGCAGACAGCATGAAAGCGGCCTATCAGGGCGCACTGGCAAACCTCGAGCAAGCGAAGTGGAACCTCAGTAAAACCAACATTTATGCCCCAACCAGCGGCTACATTACTAACTTGCAAAGCCGCGTTGGTGATTATGCCACCACCGGGACTCCATTAGTCGCGCTAATCGATACTGATTCATTCTATGTGATGGGCTATTTCGAAGAAACCAAGCTAAGACACATTAGAGAAGGTAATAAAGCCAAGATTGTTTTGTATAATGGCAATATTCCTTTACAGGGCGTGGTGGAAAGTATTGGTCGCGCCATTTACGACCAAAGTGTCGATACCGGTGGTAATTTATTGGTTGATGTGAAACCGAATGTGCCTTGGGTACGTCTGGCGCAGCGGGTCCCGGTGAGGATTAAATTGTTGGATGTCCCAGCAGATGTCGCATTGATTGCTGGCACCACCTGTACCATTTCGCTGGTGGATTAA
- the anmK gene encoding anhydro-N-acetylmuramic acid kinase gives MKSGRFIGVMSGTSLDGVDVVLAAIDERMVAQQASYCHPMPLQLKKDILGMCQGQSTTLSAVGKLDAQLGILFAEAVLALLAQEGLTGQDITAIGCHGQTVWHEPLGEPAFTLQLGDNNRIAAMTKIATVGDFRRRDMAYGGQGAPLVPAFHHALLAHATERRMVLNIGGIANLSLLLPDSPVRGFDTGPGNMLMDSWIWRNRSLPYDKDAAWALSGRVNQPLLKLMFSDPYFAKPAPKSTGREYFNAGWLDKQLTKIPGIKPEDIQATLAELTALSIAEQVQLAGGCERLLVCGGGARNPLVMSRMSTLLPGTEVCVTDDFGVSGDDMEALAFAWLAFRTLSGKPGNLPSVTGASCETILGAVYPVSSR, from the coding sequence ATGAAATCAGGCCGTTTTATTGGAGTCATGTCAGGAACCAGTCTGGATGGTGTTGACGTCGTGCTGGCCGCCATTGATGAGCGTATGGTGGCTCAGCAGGCCAGTTATTGCCACCCGATGCCGCTACAGTTGAAGAAAGACATTCTTGGCATGTGCCAAGGGCAGTCAACCACACTATCAGCCGTGGGGAAGCTCGATGCCCAATTGGGGATATTATTTGCCGAAGCCGTGCTGGCGCTATTGGCCCAAGAGGGGTTGACGGGGCAAGATATCACCGCCATTGGTTGTCACGGGCAAACAGTATGGCATGAGCCGCTGGGAGAGCCGGCCTTTACCCTGCAATTAGGTGATAACAATCGCATTGCTGCCATGACAAAAATTGCCACTGTCGGGGATTTTCGTCGCCGGGATATGGCCTATGGCGGGCAGGGCGCACCTCTGGTTCCGGCCTTCCACCATGCATTATTAGCCCATGCCACTGAGCGGCGGATGGTGTTGAACATTGGCGGTATTGCGAATTTATCCCTGCTATTACCGGATTCGCCGGTGCGCGGTTTTGATACTGGGCCAGGGAATATGCTGATGGATAGCTGGATTTGGCGCAACCGCTCCTTACCTTATGACAAAGACGCCGCTTGGGCCCTATCCGGGCGGGTTAATCAACCACTCCTGAAGCTGATGTTCAGTGACCCCTACTTTGCCAAACCCGCGCCGAAAAGTACCGGGCGCGAATATTTCAATGCGGGATGGCTGGATAAGCAGTTGACTAAAATTCCGGGCATAAAACCTGAGGATATTCAGGCGACATTAGCAGAGCTAACCGCGCTCTCTATTGCTGAGCAAGTGCAGTTAGCCGGAGGTTGTGAGCGATTATTGGTCTGCGGGGGCGGTGCGCGCAACCCATTAGTGATGTCGCGGATGTCAACCTTGCTGCCGGGTACCGAAGTGTGTGTCACTGATGATTTTGGCGTCAGTGGCGATGATATGGAAGCATTGGCATTCGCCTGGCTGGCATTTAGAACCTTGTCCGGTAAACCGGGTAACTTACCCTCAGTGACCGGAGCCAGTTGTGAGACCATTTTAGGAGCAGTCTATCCTGTATCGTCACGATGA
- a CDS encoding glycine zipper 2TM domain-containing protein has protein sequence MIKPLIAIAIAAVTLTGCANNNTLSGDVFSASQAKQVQTVTYGTLLSVRPVTIQGGDDNNVMGAIGGAVLGGFLGNTVGGGTGRSLATAAGAVAGGMAGQGVQGAMNRTDGVQLEVRKDDGTTILVVQKQGPTRFSVGQRVMLASSGSTVTVSPR, from the coding sequence ATGATCAAGCCATTAATCGCCATCGCTATTGCTGCGGTAACTCTAACCGGTTGTGCCAACAACAACACCTTGTCTGGTGACGTTTTTAGTGCATCACAAGCCAAACAAGTACAAACGGTGACTTACGGTACATTGCTTTCAGTTCGTCCGGTCACGATCCAAGGTGGCGATGACAACAATGTTATGGGCGCTATCGGTGGTGCTGTTCTGGGTGGTTTCCTGGGGAATACTGTTGGTGGCGGTACTGGACGTAGCCTGGCAACGGCAGCAGGCGCAGTTGCTGGTGGTATGGCAGGCCAAGGTGTTCAGGGTGCAATGAACCGTACTGACGGCGTGCAACTTGAAGTGCGCAAAGATGATGGCACAACCATTCTGGTTGTTCAGAAACAAGGCCCGACCCGCTTTAGCGTCGGTCAGCGCGTGATGCTTGCTAGCAGCGGCAGCACCGTCACGGTGAGCCCACGTTAA
- a CDS encoding DUF1656 domain-containing protein has product MYVSILSAKAPLSDLVLGASIYFPPIFKAVILGLVLWLLIHHVLRNWIYSGDIWHPILMDLSIFVIAVSVSLWILASW; this is encoded by the coding sequence ATGTATGTATCAATATTATCCGCAAAGGCACCCCTATCCGACTTGGTATTAGGTGCATCTATCTATTTCCCGCCAATATTCAAGGCGGTTATACTCGGTTTGGTGCTATGGCTATTGATCCATCATGTGCTGCGGAATTGGATCTACTCTGGTGACATCTGGCATCCAATATTAATGGATCTATCCATTTTTGTCATTGCGGTCAGTGTTTCTTTATGGATATTAGCCAGTTGGTAA
- the rovA gene encoding virulence master transcriptional regulator RovA (RovA (regulator of virulence A) is a MarR family transcriptional regulator.): MESTLGSDLARLVRVWRALIDHRLKPLELTQTHWVTLHNINRLPPEQSQIQLAKAIGIEQPSLVRTLDQLEEKGLITRHTCANDRRAKRIKLTEQSSPIIEQVDGVICSTRKEILGGISADEVEVLSGLIDKLEKNIIQLQSK, translated from the coding sequence TTGGAATCGACATTAGGATCTGATTTAGCACGATTAGTTCGCGTTTGGCGCGCACTGATTGACCATCGGTTAAAGCCGTTGGAACTGACCCAAACGCATTGGGTTACCTTGCATAACATTAATCGTTTACCACCTGAGCAATCACAGATTCAACTGGCAAAAGCGATTGGTATCGAACAACCATCATTAGTTAGAACCTTAGATCAACTGGAGGAGAAAGGTCTAATCACACGCCATACCTGTGCAAATGATCGGCGTGCAAAGAGGATAAAACTGACGGAACAGTCTTCACCGATAATAGAGCAGGTTGATGGAGTCATATGTTCCACCCGCAAAGAAATTCTCGGGGGGATCTCAGCAGATGAAGTTGAAGTATTATCTGGCTTAATTGATAAGCTCGAGAAAAACATTATTCAATTACAAAGTAAGTAA